In Betta splendens chromosome 19, fBetSpl5.4, whole genome shotgun sequence, the following proteins share a genomic window:
- the LOC114845673 gene encoding SUN domain-containing protein 2-like isoform X5: MCVCNDEEVAVFSWGWTDLSTYSSSASDSEKEQLTVMSRLSLRLDDSLLDRSLPHSSASFSIGGGGGIWRNSRSLKSRRSQQHSVSCSESLLVHTPHKLSGPLVHNSSVHSVASDASLLSSLLDESSIQDSTLVDTLWGLDHDNDPKESTIIAEQSTVVADTTLTPSGGPNHPIQTLSRVYCKNYEPAAVYNTTSKHIFSSTSLPRPSEHEEHEPSTIYCRDRNRRSRTAGFLMSGWSSALAVSRRAAAGVFSLLYQLLLKHWDISARCNVTGLIESSTNCLRPSSFQLKLLSPPGDNCREQHTAMEAVRSSSWFPLTSSVLGMLWKLSVFTASQLLELTWSSASAVWPLTKTVVSASWRIGCSAAGEAFRRLSKRWPSSTSLLWTRSFLPLVLVSLLVFLLGLCWFGPVGLQSVFPAVDTTQWRIVSSVHSSFSSSPESPSAESALESRELQTHQEFHSSFPRDQDTLAAEDQSTRLVHLEQSLATLWQHVEAGVQRAAQKDKEMLQLYADLQQQLTSAPGDGEAMKSWLSVLLDHQLDQIRTQLDAEGKQREQTRQQDLQQQQSQASRLDHLELQLQRLAARTEVGQKMQQSQEAAANVPSSSLPAAVGDHQSHDALLAEVARLEESVEGIRQDVMALSVVQNSCQQLDRIQQMVREEVRALVYGNQLSVGDGPSGDRAGIPESLLQWLSQQFVSVRSLAALERTLLQNMSQQLEQRFSEDTVRHVDLDAAGASVTQEDVHAIVSNALRLFSQDRTGMADYALESAGGSILSTRCSETYQTKAALLSLFGLPLWYFSQSPRAVIQPEVHPGNCWAFRGSSGFLVIRLSMRILPSAFSLEHIPKALTPSGSLLSAPRDFRVYGLDDENQETGKLLGTYTYDKEGEALQTYAVIENDRAFQIMEVRVLSNWGHKEYTCMYRFRVHGTPSDA; encoded by the exons ATGTGTGTCTGTAATGACGAGGAAGTGGCTGTGTTCAGTTGGGGCTGGACTGACCT ctccacctACTCGTCCTCCGCGTCAGACTCTGAGAAAGAGCAGCTCACAGTTATGTCGCGTCTCAGCCTGCGTCTTGATGACAGTTTGTTGGATCGCAGTCTTCCGCACAGCagcgcctccttcagcatcggaggaggaggtggcatCTGGAGGAACAGCAG GTCTCTGAAGTCCCGTCGTTCTCAGCAGCACTCGGTCTCCTGCTCGGAGTCGCTCCTTGTCCACACGCCTCATAAACTCTCTGGCCCGTTGGTCCACAAcagcagcgtccacagcgtGGCCTCGGATGCCTCCCTGCTGTCCTCCCTGCTGGATGAGTCGTCCATCCAGGACAGCACGCTGGTCGACACGCTCTGGG GTTTGGACCATGACAATGATCCCAAAG AAAGTACAATCATCGCGGAGCAAAGCACCGTTGTGGCTGACACCACTCTGACACCTTCAGGCGGACCCAACCACCCCATCCAGACTCTCAGCAGGGTTTACTGTAAGAACTACGAGCCCGCTGCTGTGTACAACACTACCTCAAAACACATCTTTTCCTCCACCTCGCTGCCACGACCCTCGGAACACGAAGAACATGAACCTTCCACGATCTACTGCAGAGACCGGAACCGCAGGAGCAGGACAG CAGGTTTCCTGATGTCTGGGTGGAGTTCAGCTCTAGCTGTGAGCAGGAGGGCAGCAGCCGGCGTGTTCTCTCTGCTTTATcaactgctgctgaaacactggGACATCTCAG CTCGATGCAATGTCACAGGCCTGATTGAATCCTCCACCAACTGTCTGCGCCCCAGCAGTTTCCAGC TTAAACTGCTTTCGCCACCTGGTGACAACTGTAGGGAGCAGCACACAGCGATGGAGGCGGTCCGTTCGTCCTCCTGGTTTCCTTTGACTTCCTCTGTGTTGGGAATGCTGTGGAAACTTTCTGTTTTTACAG CTTCACAGCTCTTAGAGCTGACTTGGAGCTCGGCGTCCGCCGTGTGGCCTCTGACCAAGACAGTAGTTTCTGCTTCATGGCGCATCGGATGCTCTGCAG CAGGTGAGGCCTTCAGGCGTCTGAGCAAACGGTGGCCTTCCAGCACCAGCCTCCTCTGGACTCG GTCCTTTCTTCCCCTGGTTCTCGTCTCTCTCCTGGTTTTCCTTCTCG GTTTATGTTGGTTTGGTCCAGTTGGACTACAGTCGGTCTTTCCAGCAGTTGACACCACACAGTGGAGGATTGTATCCTCTGTCcacagctccttctcctcctcccctgagAGCCCATCAGCAGAGAGCGCTCTGGAGTCcagggagctgcagactcaCCAGGAGTTTCACAGTTCATTTCCACGGGACCAG GACACATTGGCAGCAGAGGACCAGTCGACTCGACTCGTTCATCTGGAGCAGAGTCTGGCGACGCTGTGGCAGCATGTGGAGGCTGGAGTGCAGCGGGCAGCGCAGAAAGACAAGGAGATGCTGCAGCTTTATgctgacctccagcagcagctcacatctGCTCCGGGCGACGGCGAGGCCATGAAGTCCTGGCTCAGCGTCCTGCTGGACCACCAGCTGGACCAGATCCGAACACAGCTGGACGCAGAGggaaagcagagggagcag ACTCGGCAGCAGgacctacagcagcagcagagtcaagCCTCTCGTCTGGATcatctggagctgcagctgcagaggctggcTGCCAGAACCGAAGTGGGCCAG AAGATGCAGCAGAGTCAAGAAGCTGCTGCGAACGTACCGTCTTCAAGTCTTCCAGCTGCTGTCGG TGACCATCAGTCCCATGATGCTTTGCTGGCGGaggttgccaggttggaggagtcTGTAGAAGGCATAAGGCAGGATGTGATGGCTTTGTCTGTGGTTCAGAACAGTTGTCAGCAGCTGGACAGAATCCAGCAGATG GTCCGTGAAGAGGTCCGGGCTCTAGTCTACGGGAACCAGCTGAGCGTGGGAGATGGGCCCTCTGGGGACAGGGCGGGAATCCCAGAGTCTCTGCTCCAGTGGCTGTCACAGCAGTTCGTCAGCGTTCGTTCGCTGGCCGCCCTGGAGCGAACTCTCCTGCAGAACATgagtcagcagctggagcagcggtTCAGCGAGGACACGGTCAGACACGTTGACCTGGACGCTGCCGGGGCCTCTGTGACCCAGGAG GATGTCCACGCTATTGTGAGCAATGCTCTGCGACTGTTTTCGCAGGACCGGACCGGTATGGCCGACTACGCGCTGGAGTCTGCAG GGGGCAGCATCTTGAGCACTCGCTGCTCAGAGACCTACCAGACGAAGGCAGCTCTGCTCAGTCTGTTCGGACTTCCCCTCTGGTACTTCTCCCAGTCTCCCCGAGCCGTCATCCAG CCAGAGGTCCATCCAGGAAACTGCTGGGCCTTCAGAGGTTCCTCAGGCTTCCTAGTGATCCGCCTCTCCATGAGGATCCTGCCCTCCGCCTTCTCCCTGGAGCACATCCCCAAAGCCCTGACGCCGAGCGGCAGCCTGCTGAGTGCCCCCAGAGACTTCCGCGTCTAT GGTCTGGACGATGAGAACCAGGAGACGGGGAAGCTACTGGGCACCTACACCTACGACAAGGAGGGGGAGGCTCTGCAGACCTACGCTGTCATT GAGAACGACCGAGCCTTCCAGATCATGGAGGTCCGGGTGTTGTCCAACTGGGGCCACAAGGAGTACACATGCATGTACCGCTTCCGAGTGCACGGGACACCCAGCGATGCCTGA
- the LOC114845673 gene encoding SUN domain-containing protein 2-like isoform X1: protein MCVCNDEEVAVFSWGWTDLSTYSSSASDSEKEQLTVMSRLSLRLDDSLLDRSLPHSSASFSIGGGGGIWRNSRSLKSRRSQQHSVSCSESLLVHTPHKLSGPLVHNSSVHSVASDASLLSSLLDESSIQDSTLVDTLWGLDHDNDPKESTIIAEQSTVVADTTLTPSGGPNHPIQTLSRVYCKNYEPAAVYNTTSKHIFSSTSLPRPSEHEEHEPSTIYCRDRNRRSRTAGFLMSGWSSALAVSRRAAAGVFSLLYQLLLKHWDISARCNVTGLIESSTNCLRPSSFQLKLLSPPGDNCREQHTAMEAVRSSSWFPLTSSVLGMLWKLSVFTASQLLELTWSSASAVWPLTKTVVSASWRIGCSAAGEAFRRLSKRWPSSTSLLWTRSFLPLVLVSLLVFLLGLCWFGPVGLQSVFPAVDTTQWRIVSSVHSSFSSSPESPSAESALESRELQTHQEFHSSFPRDQDTLAAEDQSTRLVHLEQSLATLWQHVEAGVQRAAQKDKEMLQLYADLQQQLTSAPGDGEAMKSWLSVLLDHQLDQIRTQLDAEGKQREQTRQQDLQQQQSQASRLDHLELQLQRLAARTEVGQKMQQSQEAAANVPSSSLPAAVGDHQSHDALLAEVARLEESVEGIRQDVMALSVVQNSCQQLDRIQQMISTQVREEVRALVYGNQLSVGDGPSGDRAGIPESLLQWLSQQFVSVRSLAALERTLLQNMSQQLEQRFSEDTVRHVDLDAAGASVTQEDVHAIVSNALRLFSQDRTGMADYALESAGGSILSTRCSETYQTKAALLSLFGLPLWYFSQSPRAVIQPEVHPGNCWAFRGSSGFLVIRLSMRILPSAFSLEHIPKALTPSGSLLSAPRDFRVYGLDDENQETGKLLGTYTYDKEGEALQTYAVIENDRAFQIMEVRVLSNWGHKEYTCMYRFRVHGTPSDA from the exons ATGTGTGTCTGTAATGACGAGGAAGTGGCTGTGTTCAGTTGGGGCTGGACTGACCT ctccacctACTCGTCCTCCGCGTCAGACTCTGAGAAAGAGCAGCTCACAGTTATGTCGCGTCTCAGCCTGCGTCTTGATGACAGTTTGTTGGATCGCAGTCTTCCGCACAGCagcgcctccttcagcatcggaggaggaggtggcatCTGGAGGAACAGCAG GTCTCTGAAGTCCCGTCGTTCTCAGCAGCACTCGGTCTCCTGCTCGGAGTCGCTCCTTGTCCACACGCCTCATAAACTCTCTGGCCCGTTGGTCCACAAcagcagcgtccacagcgtGGCCTCGGATGCCTCCCTGCTGTCCTCCCTGCTGGATGAGTCGTCCATCCAGGACAGCACGCTGGTCGACACGCTCTGGG GTTTGGACCATGACAATGATCCCAAAG AAAGTACAATCATCGCGGAGCAAAGCACCGTTGTGGCTGACACCACTCTGACACCTTCAGGCGGACCCAACCACCCCATCCAGACTCTCAGCAGGGTTTACTGTAAGAACTACGAGCCCGCTGCTGTGTACAACACTACCTCAAAACACATCTTTTCCTCCACCTCGCTGCCACGACCCTCGGAACACGAAGAACATGAACCTTCCACGATCTACTGCAGAGACCGGAACCGCAGGAGCAGGACAG CAGGTTTCCTGATGTCTGGGTGGAGTTCAGCTCTAGCTGTGAGCAGGAGGGCAGCAGCCGGCGTGTTCTCTCTGCTTTATcaactgctgctgaaacactggGACATCTCAG CTCGATGCAATGTCACAGGCCTGATTGAATCCTCCACCAACTGTCTGCGCCCCAGCAGTTTCCAGC TTAAACTGCTTTCGCCACCTGGTGACAACTGTAGGGAGCAGCACACAGCGATGGAGGCGGTCCGTTCGTCCTCCTGGTTTCCTTTGACTTCCTCTGTGTTGGGAATGCTGTGGAAACTTTCTGTTTTTACAG CTTCACAGCTCTTAGAGCTGACTTGGAGCTCGGCGTCCGCCGTGTGGCCTCTGACCAAGACAGTAGTTTCTGCTTCATGGCGCATCGGATGCTCTGCAG CAGGTGAGGCCTTCAGGCGTCTGAGCAAACGGTGGCCTTCCAGCACCAGCCTCCTCTGGACTCG GTCCTTTCTTCCCCTGGTTCTCGTCTCTCTCCTGGTTTTCCTTCTCG GTTTATGTTGGTTTGGTCCAGTTGGACTACAGTCGGTCTTTCCAGCAGTTGACACCACACAGTGGAGGATTGTATCCTCTGTCcacagctccttctcctcctcccctgagAGCCCATCAGCAGAGAGCGCTCTGGAGTCcagggagctgcagactcaCCAGGAGTTTCACAGTTCATTTCCACGGGACCAG GACACATTGGCAGCAGAGGACCAGTCGACTCGACTCGTTCATCTGGAGCAGAGTCTGGCGACGCTGTGGCAGCATGTGGAGGCTGGAGTGCAGCGGGCAGCGCAGAAAGACAAGGAGATGCTGCAGCTTTATgctgacctccagcagcagctcacatctGCTCCGGGCGACGGCGAGGCCATGAAGTCCTGGCTCAGCGTCCTGCTGGACCACCAGCTGGACCAGATCCGAACACAGCTGGACGCAGAGggaaagcagagggagcag ACTCGGCAGCAGgacctacagcagcagcagagtcaagCCTCTCGTCTGGATcatctggagctgcagctgcagaggctggcTGCCAGAACCGAAGTGGGCCAG AAGATGCAGCAGAGTCAAGAAGCTGCTGCGAACGTACCGTCTTCAAGTCTTCCAGCTGCTGTCGG TGACCATCAGTCCCATGATGCTTTGCTGGCGGaggttgccaggttggaggagtcTGTAGAAGGCATAAGGCAGGATGTGATGGCTTTGTCTGTGGTTCAGAACAGTTGTCAGCAGCTGGACAGAATCCAGCAGATG ATTTCCACTCAGGTCCGTGAAGAGGTCCGGGCTCTAGTCTACGGGAACCAGCTGAGCGTGGGAGATGGGCCCTCTGGGGACAGGGCGGGAATCCCAGAGTCTCTGCTCCAGTGGCTGTCACAGCAGTTCGTCAGCGTTCGTTCGCTGGCCGCCCTGGAGCGAACTCTCCTGCAGAACATgagtcagcagctggagcagcggtTCAGCGAGGACACGGTCAGACACGTTGACCTGGACGCTGCCGGGGCCTCTGTGACCCAGGAG GATGTCCACGCTATTGTGAGCAATGCTCTGCGACTGTTTTCGCAGGACCGGACCGGTATGGCCGACTACGCGCTGGAGTCTGCAG GGGGCAGCATCTTGAGCACTCGCTGCTCAGAGACCTACCAGACGAAGGCAGCTCTGCTCAGTCTGTTCGGACTTCCCCTCTGGTACTTCTCCCAGTCTCCCCGAGCCGTCATCCAG CCAGAGGTCCATCCAGGAAACTGCTGGGCCTTCAGAGGTTCCTCAGGCTTCCTAGTGATCCGCCTCTCCATGAGGATCCTGCCCTCCGCCTTCTCCCTGGAGCACATCCCCAAAGCCCTGACGCCGAGCGGCAGCCTGCTGAGTGCCCCCAGAGACTTCCGCGTCTAT GGTCTGGACGATGAGAACCAGGAGACGGGGAAGCTACTGGGCACCTACACCTACGACAAGGAGGGGGAGGCTCTGCAGACCTACGCTGTCATT GAGAACGACCGAGCCTTCCAGATCATGGAGGTCCGGGTGTTGTCCAACTGGGGCCACAAGGAGTACACATGCATGTACCGCTTCCGAGTGCACGGGACACCCAGCGATGCCTGA
- the LOC114845673 gene encoding SUN domain-containing protein 2-like isoform X4 codes for MCVCNDEEVAVFSWGWTDLSTYSSSASDSEKEQLTVMSRLSLRLDDSLLDRSLPHSSASFSIGGGGGIWRNSRSLKSRRSQQHSVSCSESLLVHTPHKLSGPLVHNSSVHSVASDASLLSSLLDESSIQDSTLVDTLWGLDHDNDPKESTIIAEQSTVVADTTLTPSGGPNHPIQTLSRVYCKNYEPAAVYNTTSKHIFSSTSLPRPSEHEEHEPSTIYCRDRNRRSRTAGFLMSGWSSALAVSRRAAAGVFSLLYQLLLKHWDISARCNVTGLIESSTNCLRPSSFQLKLLSPPGDNCREQHTAMEAVRSSSWFPLTSSVLGMLWKLSVFTASQLLELTWSSASAVWPLTKTVVSASWRIGCSAAGEAFRRLSKRWPSSTSLLWTRSFLPLVLVSLLVFLLGLCWFGPVGLQSVFPAVDTTQWRIVSSVHSSFSSSPESPSAESALESRELQTHQEFHSSFPRDQDTLAAEDQSTRLVHLEQSLATLWQHVEAGVQRAAQKDKEMLQLYADLQQQLTSAPGDGEAMKSWLSVLLDHQLDQIRTQLDAEGKQREQTRQQDLQQQQSQASRLDHLELQLQRLAARTEKMQQSQEAAANVPSSSLPAAVGDHQSHDALLAEVARLEESVEGIRQDVMALSVVQNSCQQLDRIQQMISTQVREEVRALVYGNQLSVGDGPSGDRAGIPESLLQWLSQQFVSVRSLAALERTLLQNMSQQLEQRFSEDTVRHVDLDAAGASVTQEDVHAIVSNALRLFSQDRTGMADYALESAGGSILSTRCSETYQTKAALLSLFGLPLWYFSQSPRAVIQPEVHPGNCWAFRGSSGFLVIRLSMRILPSAFSLEHIPKALTPSGSLLSAPRDFRVYGLDDENQETGKLLGTYTYDKEGEALQTYAVIENDRAFQIMEVRVLSNWGHKEYTCMYRFRVHGTPSDA; via the exons ATGTGTGTCTGTAATGACGAGGAAGTGGCTGTGTTCAGTTGGGGCTGGACTGACCT ctccacctACTCGTCCTCCGCGTCAGACTCTGAGAAAGAGCAGCTCACAGTTATGTCGCGTCTCAGCCTGCGTCTTGATGACAGTTTGTTGGATCGCAGTCTTCCGCACAGCagcgcctccttcagcatcggaggaggaggtggcatCTGGAGGAACAGCAG GTCTCTGAAGTCCCGTCGTTCTCAGCAGCACTCGGTCTCCTGCTCGGAGTCGCTCCTTGTCCACACGCCTCATAAACTCTCTGGCCCGTTGGTCCACAAcagcagcgtccacagcgtGGCCTCGGATGCCTCCCTGCTGTCCTCCCTGCTGGATGAGTCGTCCATCCAGGACAGCACGCTGGTCGACACGCTCTGGG GTTTGGACCATGACAATGATCCCAAAG AAAGTACAATCATCGCGGAGCAAAGCACCGTTGTGGCTGACACCACTCTGACACCTTCAGGCGGACCCAACCACCCCATCCAGACTCTCAGCAGGGTTTACTGTAAGAACTACGAGCCCGCTGCTGTGTACAACACTACCTCAAAACACATCTTTTCCTCCACCTCGCTGCCACGACCCTCGGAACACGAAGAACATGAACCTTCCACGATCTACTGCAGAGACCGGAACCGCAGGAGCAGGACAG CAGGTTTCCTGATGTCTGGGTGGAGTTCAGCTCTAGCTGTGAGCAGGAGGGCAGCAGCCGGCGTGTTCTCTCTGCTTTATcaactgctgctgaaacactggGACATCTCAG CTCGATGCAATGTCACAGGCCTGATTGAATCCTCCACCAACTGTCTGCGCCCCAGCAGTTTCCAGC TTAAACTGCTTTCGCCACCTGGTGACAACTGTAGGGAGCAGCACACAGCGATGGAGGCGGTCCGTTCGTCCTCCTGGTTTCCTTTGACTTCCTCTGTGTTGGGAATGCTGTGGAAACTTTCTGTTTTTACAG CTTCACAGCTCTTAGAGCTGACTTGGAGCTCGGCGTCCGCCGTGTGGCCTCTGACCAAGACAGTAGTTTCTGCTTCATGGCGCATCGGATGCTCTGCAG CAGGTGAGGCCTTCAGGCGTCTGAGCAAACGGTGGCCTTCCAGCACCAGCCTCCTCTGGACTCG GTCCTTTCTTCCCCTGGTTCTCGTCTCTCTCCTGGTTTTCCTTCTCG GTTTATGTTGGTTTGGTCCAGTTGGACTACAGTCGGTCTTTCCAGCAGTTGACACCACACAGTGGAGGATTGTATCCTCTGTCcacagctccttctcctcctcccctgagAGCCCATCAGCAGAGAGCGCTCTGGAGTCcagggagctgcagactcaCCAGGAGTTTCACAGTTCATTTCCACGGGACCAG GACACATTGGCAGCAGAGGACCAGTCGACTCGACTCGTTCATCTGGAGCAGAGTCTGGCGACGCTGTGGCAGCATGTGGAGGCTGGAGTGCAGCGGGCAGCGCAGAAAGACAAGGAGATGCTGCAGCTTTATgctgacctccagcagcagctcacatctGCTCCGGGCGACGGCGAGGCCATGAAGTCCTGGCTCAGCGTCCTGCTGGACCACCAGCTGGACCAGATCCGAACACAGCTGGACGCAGAGggaaagcagagggagcag ACTCGGCAGCAGgacctacagcagcagcagagtcaagCCTCTCGTCTGGATcatctggagctgcagctgcagaggctggcTGCCAGAACCGAA AAGATGCAGCAGAGTCAAGAAGCTGCTGCGAACGTACCGTCTTCAAGTCTTCCAGCTGCTGTCGG TGACCATCAGTCCCATGATGCTTTGCTGGCGGaggttgccaggttggaggagtcTGTAGAAGGCATAAGGCAGGATGTGATGGCTTTGTCTGTGGTTCAGAACAGTTGTCAGCAGCTGGACAGAATCCAGCAGATG ATTTCCACTCAGGTCCGTGAAGAGGTCCGGGCTCTAGTCTACGGGAACCAGCTGAGCGTGGGAGATGGGCCCTCTGGGGACAGGGCGGGAATCCCAGAGTCTCTGCTCCAGTGGCTGTCACAGCAGTTCGTCAGCGTTCGTTCGCTGGCCGCCCTGGAGCGAACTCTCCTGCAGAACATgagtcagcagctggagcagcggtTCAGCGAGGACACGGTCAGACACGTTGACCTGGACGCTGCCGGGGCCTCTGTGACCCAGGAG GATGTCCACGCTATTGTGAGCAATGCTCTGCGACTGTTTTCGCAGGACCGGACCGGTATGGCCGACTACGCGCTGGAGTCTGCAG GGGGCAGCATCTTGAGCACTCGCTGCTCAGAGACCTACCAGACGAAGGCAGCTCTGCTCAGTCTGTTCGGACTTCCCCTCTGGTACTTCTCCCAGTCTCCCCGAGCCGTCATCCAG CCAGAGGTCCATCCAGGAAACTGCTGGGCCTTCAGAGGTTCCTCAGGCTTCCTAGTGATCCGCCTCTCCATGAGGATCCTGCCCTCCGCCTTCTCCCTGGAGCACATCCCCAAAGCCCTGACGCCGAGCGGCAGCCTGCTGAGTGCCCCCAGAGACTTCCGCGTCTAT GGTCTGGACGATGAGAACCAGGAGACGGGGAAGCTACTGGGCACCTACACCTACGACAAGGAGGGGGAGGCTCTGCAGACCTACGCTGTCATT GAGAACGACCGAGCCTTCCAGATCATGGAGGTCCGGGTGTTGTCCAACTGGGGCCACAAGGAGTACACATGCATGTACCGCTTCCGAGTGCACGGGACACCCAGCGATGCCTGA